The DNA window AGTGAGGCTAAACATGAATAATTGCTTTGTTATAACATAACATTATTCTTGCACACTTATATTGTTATGTTATAACATTGCCACACATTCAATTGAAGTATTACAAATCGATATAAAATGCCAGCATTATCATCTTATACACCAGAAAATAGTCATGCAGTAAATCAAAGACAGCGATTATCTTTACTGCTATGTAGTCTATTCTCACGTCTTGCTATCTCCATCATCATCACTGTTTCTCTGTGGTTTACTCTGTTTAAATTCATAGGGTAATAACCATGATCAAAATAAATAATTTAAGCGTTTCTTATCAGCAAAACCTCGCACTTAGCCATATAACAACCACCATTGACAGTGGGGACTTAGTCGCGATTGTAGGTCCTAACGGTGCCGGAAAATCAACCTTATTAAAAAGTATAATGCAACAAATCACCGTTGAATCAGGCTCTATTGAACTTGGTCGGTTGAGTTTGAAAAACATTGCTTACTTGCCACAAAGTAATCAAATAGACCGAAAATTTCCAATAACAGTGACTGAATTTGTTTCTGCTGGTGCTTGGCAACGCTGTAATTTCTGGCGAGTATTTAGTCGTAACGAACAGCATTTATTACAACAAGCATTAGCCAAAGTAGATTTAGAAAATATGGCTGGACGTCAAATTAGTCAGCTATCTGGAGGTCAATTCCAGCGCATGTTATTTGCACGTATGTTATTACAAGACGCCGATATTCTGTTACTTGACGAACCATTCGGTGGCATTGATGCACAAACGACTGAATTATTAATAAGCGTGATTCAGGAGTGTCAGCAACAAGGTAAAACAGTTATCGCCGTGATCCACGATCTAGCCTTAGTACAGCGATACTTTCCAACCACATTACTTGTTGCAACCAATTTAATTGCCTCAGGTAAAACAGCTAATGTATTAACTCAAAAGTATTTATTACAAGCGGGTTATCAGCATTTTGCTCACTGTGCTGTGCATAATACGCTTAATAATCCTTTTCATAACATCCCAGACAACAGCACTAACGAAAATGCAGTGACTTCTTTGTCAGCGAATATCGAGAGTCAAGCATCATGAGTGCACAGTTACACGAATTATTTATCGCCCCTTTTTCTGAGTTTGTATTTATGCAACGGGCATTATGGGGGATTATCGTACTCAGTATTAGCGCGACACCGGTTGGCGTATTCTTAACTCTTAGACGTATGAGCCTAACCGGCGATGCAATGGCACATGCCATCTTACCAGGTGCTGCGATTGGTTTTCTTATTTCAGGTTTATCTGTCACGGCCATGACGATTGGCGGTATTGTTGCCGGTTGCATTGTCGCTGTATTAGCTGGCATGGTGGCCCGACATTCAAATGCTGAAGAAGATTCAAGCTTAGCCGCCTTCTATCTACTTTCGCTCGCGATCGGGGTATTAATCATTTCGTCCAATGGCAGCAATGTGGATTTATTGCATGTACTATTCGGCTCAACACTCGCGCTCAATGATGATGCCTTAATACTACTCACCGTTATCGCCACAATCTCTATTTTAACACTCGCGATACTGTATCGTCCTCTAGTCATGGAGTGTGTTGACCCTCACTTTTTTAAAACTATCAGCAAATTGAGTGCCGTTGCTCACTATGGATTTTTGCTACTGGTCGTACTTAATTTGGTCGCTGGTTTTCATGCATTAGGTACATTAATGGCGGTTGGTTTAATGATCCTACCCGCAGCGATTGCTCGCTTTTGGTCTAACCGCTTAGGTGGCATGTTGTTAATAGCTTTCATCACAGCAGTAATCAGTGGCTATTTCGGTCTATTTCTTTCTTACCACGCAAGTTTAGCAACCAGTCCCGCAATTGTACTGGTACTCGGCATACTTTATATAATTTCATTAATATTTGGCCGTCAAGGCGGATTACTCTTTAAAAATAACAGCTAATAATAACTCTACGCGTTAATATCTAGCTATATAAGGACAATAATATGTTTAAATCAACCCTAACATCCTCCATGATACTTCTTGGTTTAAGTACCAGTACTACTGTAATGGCTGAGCAAAAAATTGCTGTTATCAGTAGTTTTTCGATTCTCGGTGATCTCGTCTCAGAGGTAGGTCAAGAGCATGTAACCGTTGCAAATTTAGTTAAAATTGACGGTGATGCGCACGTATTTAATCCGACACCTCAAGATGCTAAAGCAATATCAAAAGCACAACTAGTTGTCACTAATGGATTACAGTTTGAAGGTTGGATGCCGCGTTTAATTGAAGCAGCTAACTACCAAGGCGTGCAAGTTGTTGCAGCTAACGGTATCGATGAACTAAGTACAAAAGAAGAACATGATCATCATGACGACGAACATGAACATCATGACGACGAACATGAACATCATGACGACGAACATGAACATCATGACGACGAGCATGAACATCATGACGACGAACATGAACATCATGACGACGAACATGAACATCATGACGACGAGCATGAACATCATGACGACGAACATGAACATCATGACGACGAACATGAACATCATGACGACGAGCATGAACATCATGACGACGAACATGAACATCATGACGACGAACATGCGCATAATGACCATGGGGATATTGACCCTCATGCGTGGCACAGCATAAAAAATGTGAAAGTTTATGTTCACAATATCGCAAAAGGCTTGATTCAAGTAGACCCTAAAAATACAGATGACTATCAACAAAATGCGAAAGATTACATTCAAAAGTTAGATAAGTTAGAGTTAAAACTAAACGCCCAGCTTGCGCAGATACCAGCATCACAACGTAAAGTTATCACTCCACACGATGCGTTTGGTTATTTCGCTCGTGATTTCAATGTCACCTTCTTGGCACCACAAGGTACCAGCACAGGTTCAGAAGCGAGCGCTGCAGATGTAGCCACGCTAATTAAACAAATTCGTCACGACAACGTAAATGCTGTATTTATGGAAAACATCGCCGATAATCGTCTAATTGAACAGATAAGTCGTGAAACAGGAGTGAAAGTTGGCGGTAAATTGTATTCAGATGCATTATCTAGCGCGGATGATCCCGCAGCAACATACTTACAAATGATGCAATATAATGTTGATACGATCGTGAATGCGTTACACAAGTAAAATATATATCTATACCCACACTCTATTTCAAGATGCTAGCTAAAGACTAGCGTGGATATAAAAAGCCCCCCAATAATTGGTTATCCAACTATTGGGGTCAATTAGGGATTTTATCATCAGGTTAAACAATTAAAACATCGGAGACATACCTACAGGTCTCGATTCAAGTAATAACATTCCCAATAATATTAATAACAAACCTCCAATAATCGGCACGATAAACTGAGTTATATTGAGTCCATTTTTTGGCCCATCATTACGCTTTCCAGTCGCTAAATAACGTCTTACAGCTTGCTTACCGGTAATGGTCATAATCGCAATCGTCGATGTGGTAAGCGCAGTACCTAACGCCATTACCACAGCACTGACAATACCAAGCCAATAAATATCAAGCATATTAGCAAATAACAGTACCATAACAGCACCCGTACAAGGACGAATACCAATGCTCAAAATAATAGCCAAATACTCTTTGAATGAAGAGGCATCGTTAATTAGCTCAGGCGCCACAACATGTTGATGCCCACAGCCACAATTATCATGATGTTCGTGATCAACAAGCAATGAACTTGCTGGTGCAGCATACTTAGTAGCTAATACCGACGGTGCAACTGGTGTTAATCGTTTAATCACCCTATCAGAGCCATTCGATATGCCTTGATTTTCTGAATTCTTGTGCTTTTTAATTACACGATACATCAAGACTAAATTACGAAAAATAATAACAATACCTAATAAAACAACAGTACAAAAACTTAATGGTATGAGTAGGTCTGCTTTCTGATTAACTTCACGCATCGATGCATCAAATAGCATTAATAATACAGATACTAGCCCCACAGCAACGAAGGCCTGCACAAGCGAAGACAGAAGCGTGATAATAAGGCTTAACTTCACTTTAGCTTCTTGTGTCGCAATATAAGTTGTCACGATCAATTTGCCATGACCAGGACCAACTGAGTGCAAAACACCATACATAAAACTAAGTCCGATCAGTGATAACCCAGCCATTAAACTTTCATTTTTAGCAGCGTGTAATAATTCACTCAACTCATTATTTATCTGTTTTTGCCACTGCATACCAGCGGTAATAAGTGTTGGCCAAACCTGCCAAAGCACATAACCTAAAGCAAAAAATAAAGAGATCATGCTAACGAAACGAAGCATCTGTAACAAAGGCGACTTATGTATATTTTCTTTAGCCATACGGCGATTCGAAACTAACGGTATCATTATTTATCCTTGTATAAAAGTAACGTTAAGGTTGGCAGTTGATAATGGCAGATTGAGTAAATAACTCGCCAATCGCATTATCTCTCTCAGCATCAACAGGTAATGACATAACATACGCAAGTTGTTCAGACGTAGGTGTCGCTTCAATAAGAGATAATTTGCAATATTGATTCAGTTCCGGTGAGAGCTGAACTGAATTTTTTGCAGGCCAACTCATATCAACATAATAACTTGGATCATAAATAAGTAACTTGAGTGATTTATCAGATAACACAAGGGGCTCTGCTAACGGTAGGTAAAACTGTAACGTCGCCTTTATTTTGTCTTGCACTAAAGTACCCTGTTTTGCTAGTGCATACTTAACTGGCTTCCCCCCTTCATAAAAATAAGTAAGGTAATGATTAGTTGTCATATTTGTCATAATCGAATCAGCGAGGTCCTGTAACGTCTGCGCTTTATTTTTAGCGGAGAGGTCCTCGCCATCTAACATGTAAGCAGAAGTCATTGCATCAAACTCCCATGTCATTAAAAATCCAGTGATCTGCTTTCCATCTCCTTGGATCTCTGTTTTCATATCAATCCACGAGTGTGGATGAGCAGTACTATTCATACTCATTAATGCACCAATGAGCATAGCTGTCACTTGCAATAAGCGCCCTATGTACTTTGGTTTTAATACATATAAAAACATCATTTCAACTCTCAAACAGTAAACGCCAAATAGTCGAAAACCATATTTCCATGCAAAAATAATGATTTTCAACATCCTGTCGTATGTTATAACATAACAATGTTGTTATAAAGAATGATTAGGCTTGATATCGTAAATTAGGGTAAAGAAAGAGACGTACTGTTATTCCAGCTAGCTTCTGTAGGGGAAACTAAATTAACGTATCTAACACGCTAAATGTTTGGAGCTTATCCAGATCAGGTAATGCGGCAAATAACTCTCTAATCTGCGAAACGCGTGTCATTGATTCAGCTTCTACATATACAATTAAATCGGTATCACCACACAAAGTATGCGCGCGAGTTATTTCACTAATCCCCTGTAAATACGGCGCAATTGACTTGGCATCGAAAGGTCTAAATGTCAGTTGAAAATAGACAACAACTTTTGTCCTATCATCACTGCTCACATCGATGGTATAACGTAGGATAACGCCCGAGTCTTTCAAGCGCTGGATCCGATCATTCACAGCTGTACGCGATAATCCTATATCCTCACCAATGCTGGCAATTGAACGTCGTGAATTAGCAACGAGTGCATCGATAATAGCTTGATCAAACTTATCCATAAGTAGCTCGTTTATATTTATAAAACAGCTACTTTACACTGCTTAATCGCTTTAACCAAGTTAAACCCGCGGTAGACAAAATCACCGTAATAGCGATATTTTGTCATATAAAAACGTTATTTTTCACATTGTGCATAAATACCTCTCTTAATTATCCTATTGGTTCATCAGCAAAAGGATTTAAGCCATGACACAATTAACCCCTCAACTGCGTTATTTACCGAATGCACAGCAACAAGCATTATGGCTAGAAAATGTATCCATTCAGCAGTTAGCGTCTCAAGTCACCACACCTTTCTACTGCTATTCGAAAGCTGCTCTACTTAATAATATCCATGCTTGTAAAGCCGCATTTGAACCAGAAAAAATCCATATTCACTACGCCATGAAAGCGAATAGCAATCTGTCATTATTACGCATTGTCGCAGAGCAGGGATTAGGTGTTGATATTGTCTCCATCGGCGAAATGCGACGGGCACTCAGTGCCGGATTCAAAGCTCAAGATATTGTCTTTTCAGGCGTAGGTAAAACAACCGCAGAGCTCACCGAAGCCGTTCTTGCAGGTGTCGGACAATTTAACCTTGAATCTAAAGAGGAGTTAGCGGTTTTAATCACAATTGCAGATAAATACCAACAGCAGGTTTCTACACTCATTCGCGTCAACCCTGAAGTCACTGTTGATACGCATAGGAACATCACCACCGGTGCTAAAGGCAATAAATTTGGTGTTAATTTTAGCGATGTATTACCTATGTTAGCAATAGCTGAACATTCGCCTTTCTTAAAAATAAATGGGCTGGCAATGCATATAGGTTCACAAATACACACCACACAGCCCTACTTAGACGCGATAGCCAAAATACAGATATTGATAAACGAGCTTAAAAGACAAGGTTATCGCCTAACCCAACTCGACCTCGGTGGTGGCTTTGGTATTCAATATAAAGACTACCAACGACTTACTCGCAATACAGAACAACAAGGACAAGATTATTTAGCATTTAGTGATTTTGCTAACGCGATAAAATCCGCCCTCGCTCGTTGGCAAGGAAGTATTAGCATTGAACCCGGGCGCTCATTAATGGCCGATATCGGTATTATGGTATGCGAAATAACGTATGTAAAAGAAAGCCGACCAACATCATTTGTCGTATTAGATGCGGCAATGAATGATTTAATGCGTCCAGCACTGTATCAAGTAACCCATGCATTAATACCCGTACAGTCACCTTATAGCTCATTGCTAACCAAATACGACGTAGTCGGCCCAATTTGTGAAAGTACAGATACATTTTCCAAATCGGCGTCGCTACCAACTGACTTAGCTGCTGGCGACTTAATGTGTTTCTTATACACAGGTGCATATTGCGCGGTAATGAGTAACAGTTATAACAGCCGCCCTATCGCCGCCGAAGTTTTAGTCGATGATGCTCAAGCGCATGTGATCAGACAAGCAATAACCCAAGATGACTTAATAGCATTTGAACAACCTTCAGCATTAAAACTGTTTTAAATCCCATGCTCTTCCGACCAATCTTTTAAGCGTTTTAAAATATCCAAGGCGGTACGACCGAATTCGGTGATCTCATAAGTTACCGCAATCGGTCTGTCACTAATCACTTTACGTATAACCAAACCTTGGCTCTCTAATTCCTTTAGACGTTGATCGACCATCTTCTTGCTCGCACCTCCTAACATACGAGATAAATCATTAAAACGTACAGGCTCATCTTGTAGATGCCAAAGTATCGACGCTTTCCATTTTCCACCTAGCATGCGCATACCACGTTCAACAGAACAAGGTTCCTCAAAAGAGTTTATAACTTTTTTTTGGCCATTAGCCATTGTTTCTATTGTTGTTTTCATCACCAACCACAAGGTTACTAAAAGTATACTAGTTGCTTTTGTATCTCAGAGTATCAAAATATAGACTAAACGTACCAATTAAATTTTACTTATTCAGGAAATCCCCCTATGCCGACATTAATTTCTTACGATGCCCACACCCGTAATGCCTTAGGGTCAGTAGAGATAACCACTGCAGAACAAATTCCCGCATTAATTAGTGAATCGCAAAAAACTCAAAAAAAATGGGCAACGTTATCATTATCAGAACGACAAAAACTTGTGGTAAAAGCCTACCAGCGACTGGAACCTATGCAAAATAAACTGGCTACGCTTATCAGTAAAGAGATGGGAAAAGACTACCGTCGTGCCAGCTATGAAGCAGGTGGTACAATCCAAAGTGCCGCTTATTTTGCCAATGAAATTGCACAAGCGCTCACATCAGAGCGACTTGACCGTGGTACCGAGCTACAATATCGACCACTGGGTATTGTTGCGCTGATCTCTCCTTGGAACTATCCACTGGCGATGGCAAATAATTTGTTAATGCCAGCCTTAATTGCGGGCAACACTGTTATTTTGAAACCATCAGAAGAAACGCCATTAGTCGCAGAATTATTCGTTAATACACTCAATCAAGTATTACCAAAGGGCGTATTACAACTGGCTCACGGTGATAAAAAAACTGGCCAAGCACTTGTCGCCAGTAATATCAATATGGTTGCGTTTACTGGTTCAATGTCTGCGGGTAAACATATCATGGCTAATGCTGCTCCAGGGCTAAAACGCCTTGTGATGGAGCTCGGCGGTAATGATCCAATGATCGTTATGGCCAACACTAACATTGATGCAGCAGTGCAGTTTGCGGTTGCCAGTTCATTCGAGAACGCAGGACAAATGTGTACATCTACCGAACGCGTTTATGTTGATGCCCGTATTGCAGATGAATTTGAACATAAAGTAGTAGCGCTTGCTCGCCAATATCAGGTCGGCGCTTGGGATAACCCCCGCGTAAACATCGGTCCTCTCGTTAATCCAAAACAACATGAAAATGTCTTAGTTCAATTACAGGATGCAACAGCAAAGGGGGCTAAAATATTATTAGGTAGTGATGATCAACCACTGCCCTTCATCCAACCAACCGTCGTCACAGGCATTACGCCTGATATGCATTTAGAACAAGATGAAACATTTGGCCCTGTGGTCGCTATTAGCCACTTTGAACATATTGATGAAGCCATTATCCGTGCAAATGACAGCCGTTATGGCCTTGGTGCGGTTGTTTTTGGAGGCCAAGGGGCGAGTGCAGTAGCAGAACAACTTGAAGCAGGCATGATTGGTGTTAACCAAGGAGTCGGCGGTGGTAATGCGCCTTGGGTTGGTGCAAAACAAAGCGGTTTTGGCTTCCACGGTTCAGCCGCTGGTCATCGTCAATTTTCACAAGTACGAGTTATCAGCAAATAACACGCCCCCTATTTTTAAGAAAGGACTGATTTAATGATGACTGAATTTCCGAATACTGAAACCAAGCGCGCTAAAACCAAAAGCACTGACTTTTTTGTTACAGCCTACGAACCAGGGGCTGAACATCCCGCGCTAGCAACATGGGCGAGCAACAAAACAAATTTAGCGAGCCTATCGTCTGTTGAAGATAATAAAATCACACGACAAGAAGTGTCACAAGTACCTGGTGCTTTTCAGCTTCTTAACGTATTTTCGAAGGAAGAATGCCAACGCTTTATTCAAGTCAGTGAGTCCATGGGCTACTTACCCGATGCAGCTGTTTCATTACCACGTGATGTTCGCCATAACGACAGCCTAACCTGGGTAGTTGATGAACAAACTGACCGTATTATTTGGGAGAGAATTAAACACTTAATGTCTGATGAACAAGGTATATTCGGTAACAAATCGGCCGTTGGCATTAACGCTCGTTTTCGATTTTACCGTTATAGTAAAGGCGATTACTTTAAACCCCATTCGGATGGTTCTTGGCCAGGTAGCCGAGTTATTAATAATAAATTAATTGCTGATGCCTATGGTGACCGTTTTAGCCAGATGACATTTTTAATCTTGCTCACTGAGGATTTTGACGGCGGTGCAACACGATTTTTAGTCAATGCGAATAATTCAAGTCAACCAGCACGCCGTGGAGATCAGGTAACAGAAGTCGATATTCGCACACCCGCTGGCAGTGTCCTTTGTTTCCCTCATGGTATGCATCCTTTGCACTGTATTCACAGTTCAGAACCTATTTATAAAGGGGTCAAATACATAATCCGCACGGATGTATTATTTGAATTGTAATTGTATGTAATCAAGCTACAGATTTAAATTTGAAAACTAATCTCATTCCTGTATGGTGAAACACAATAAACTACCTGTTTACATTACGTTAAACAAACAATGTAAACAACACAATTTGTACGACATCAGGGAATAGTTATGAAAATGGTCAGCCAAAAAATGCGTAAATTATTATTAGTTATCGCGTTACCAGTATTAGCCTCGGGCTGTGCAGGTA is part of the Moritella viscosa genome and encodes:
- a CDS encoding HTH-type transcriptional regulator, AsnC family — protein: MDKFDQAIIDALVANSRRSIASIGEDIGLSRTAVNDRIQRLKDSGVILRYTIDVSSDDRTKVVVYFQLTFRPFDAKSIAPYLQGISEITRAHTLCGDTDLIVYVEAESMTRVSQIRELFAALPDLDKLQTFSVLDTLI
- a CDS encoding ABC transporter, periplasmic solute binding protein (The repetitive sequence in the central part of the CDS has been checked by PCR and resequencing), giving the protein MFKSTLTSSMILLGLSTSTTVMAEQKIAVISSFSILGDLVSEVGQEHVTVANLVKIDGDAHVFNPTPQDAKAISKAQLVVTNGLQFEGWMPRLIEAANYQGVQVVAANGIDELSTKEEHDHHDDEHEHHDDEHEHHDDEHEHHDDEHEHHDDEHEHHDDEHEHHDDEHEHHDDEHEHHDDEHEHHDDEHEHHDDEHEHHDDEHAHNDHGDIDPHAWHSIKNVKVYVHNIAKGLIQVDPKNTDDYQQNAKDYIQKLDKLELKLNAQLAQIPASQRKVITPHDAFGYFARDFNVTFLAPQGTSTGSEASAADVATLIKQIRHDNVNAVFMENIADNRLIEQISRETGVKVGGKLYSDALSSADDPAATYLQMMQYNVDTIVNALHK
- a CDS encoding ABC transporter, permease protein codes for the protein MSAQLHELFIAPFSEFVFMQRALWGIIVLSISATPVGVFLTLRRMSLTGDAMAHAILPGAAIGFLISGLSVTAMTIGGIVAGCIVAVLAGMVARHSNAEEDSSLAAFYLLSLAIGVLIISSNGSNVDLLHVLFGSTLALNDDALILLTVIATISILTLAILYRPLVMECVDPHFFKTISKLSAVAHYGFLLLVVLNLVAGFHALGTLMAVGLMILPAAIARFWSNRLGGMLLIAFITAVISGYFGLFLSYHASLATSPAIVLVLGILYIISLIFGRQGGLLFKNNS
- the lysA gene encoding diaminopimelate decarboxylase, with protein sequence MTQLTPQLRYLPNAQQQALWLENVSIQQLASQVTTPFYCYSKAALLNNIHACKAAFEPEKIHIHYAMKANSNLSLLRIVAEQGLGVDIVSIGEMRRALSAGFKAQDIVFSGVGKTTAELTEAVLAGVGQFNLESKEELAVLITIADKYQQQVSTLIRVNPEVTVDTHRNITTGAKGNKFGVNFSDVLPMLAIAEHSPFLKINGLAMHIGSQIHTTQPYLDAIAKIQILINELKRQGYRLTQLDLGGGFGIQYKDYQRLTRNTEQQGQDYLAFSDFANAIKSALARWQGSISIEPGRSLMADIGIMVCEITYVKESRPTSFVVLDAAMNDLMRPALYQVTHALIPVQSPYSSLLTKYDVVGPICESTDTFSKSASLPTDLAAGDLMCFLYTGAYCAVMSNSYNSRPIAAEVLVDDAQAHVIRQAITQDDLIAFEQPSALKLF
- a CDS encoding ABC transporter, ATP-binding protein, with amino-acid sequence MIKINNLSVSYQQNLALSHITTTIDSGDLVAIVGPNGAGKSTLLKSIMQQITVESGSIELGRLSLKNIAYLPQSNQIDRKFPITVTEFVSAGAWQRCNFWRVFSRNEQHLLQQALAKVDLENMAGRQISQLSGGQFQRMLFARMLLQDADILLLDEPFGGIDAQTTELLISVIQECQQQGKTVIAVIHDLALVQRYFPTTLLVATNLIASGKTANVLTQKYLLQAGYQHFAHCAVHNTLNNPFHNIPDNSTNENAVTSLSANIESQAS
- a CDS encoding aldehyde dehydrogenase produces the protein MPTLISYDAHTRNALGSVEITTAEQIPALISESQKTQKKWATLSLSERQKLVVKAYQRLEPMQNKLATLISKEMGKDYRRASYEAGGTIQSAAYFANEIAQALTSERLDRGTELQYRPLGIVALISPWNYPLAMANNLLMPALIAGNTVILKPSEETPLVAELFVNTLNQVLPKGVLQLAHGDKKTGQALVASNINMVAFTGSMSAGKHIMANAAPGLKRLVMELGGNDPMIVMANTNIDAAVQFAVASSFENAGQMCTSTERVYVDARIADEFEHKVVALARQYQVGAWDNPRVNIGPLVNPKQHENVLVQLQDATAKGAKILLGSDDQPLPFIQPTVVTGITPDMHLEQDETFGPVVAISHFEHIDEAIIRANDSRYGLGAVVFGGQGASAVAEQLEAGMIGVNQGVGGGNAPWVGAKQSGFGFHGSAAGHRQFSQVRVISK
- a CDS encoding transcriptional regulator, HxlR family; translation: MKTTIETMANGQKKVINSFEEPCSVERGMRMLGGKWKASILWHLQDEPVRFNDLSRMLGGASKKMVDQRLKELESQGLVIRKVISDRPIAVTYEITEFGRTALDILKRLKDWSEEHGI
- a CDS encoding high-affinity nickel-transporter, with the translated sequence MIPLVSNRRMAKENIHKSPLLQMLRFVSMISLFFALGYVLWQVWPTLITAGMQWQKQINNELSELLHAAKNESLMAGLSLIGLSFMYGVLHSVGPGHGKLIVTTYIATQEAKVKLSLIITLLSSLVQAFVAVGLVSVLLMLFDASMREVNQKADLLIPLSFCTVVLLGIVIIFRNLVLMYRVIKKHKNSENQGISNGSDRVIKRLTPVAPSVLATKYAAPASSLLVDHEHHDNCGCGHQHVVAPELINDASSFKEYLAIILSIGIRPCTGAVMVLLFANMLDIYWLGIVSAVVMALGTALTTSTIAIMTITGKQAVRRYLATGKRNDGPKNGLNITQFIVPIIGGLLLILLGMLLLESRPVGMSPMF